A genomic segment from Branchiostoma floridae strain S238N-H82 chromosome 7, Bfl_VNyyK, whole genome shotgun sequence encodes:
- the LOC118418850 gene encoding uncharacterized protein LOC118418850: protein MTTTAEIAIPQSSDDIAPSWVQQVLQKDLPGITITDVDVKGSINQWEGFLSDIIAFDAVGTRNGTSQRYNLVAKLTDFKRPLTISKEYPRDLHIKLEKFEVKFYSKGVPELLSVAIPSSERESKSGNEGDENPPPADSLFPKCYFAATDPSSMVSVRVMENLKAQGFSIKPNHQPLSREEMMLAAGALAQVHGLSHRLELRSGVPLPEKYDWTDNAAQKIIGTHAYRSTVKAFAAACPDQVDLMARLEKLDFLELVKNLEKNPRLHVLCHADCWVNNIMIKYTGDVPTEATLVDWQAPMYLPPTYDLTLLFLCNTSWDVFHNHRDDILAYYHHKLLDTVGPNEPSGLQSYTLEQLKADFKADCVYGVINRFIRLQVLPADPDLLRMIQQIQEWGVI, encoded by the exons ATGACAACAACAGCCGAGATCGCCATTCCTCAGTCTTCAGACGACATCGCCCCCTCCTGGGTGCAGCAGGTACTGCAGAAGGACCTCCCAGGCATCACCATCACGGACGTCGATGTCAAAGGATCCATCAACCAATGGGAGGGATTCTTGAGCGACATCATCGCTTTTGATGCCGTGGGGACCAGGAATGGCACAAGCCAGCGCTACAATCTCGTCGCTAAACTGACAGACTTCAAGCGGCCCTTGACAATATCAAAAGAGTATCCAAGGGACCTTCATATCAAACTCGAGAAGTTTGAAGTCAAGTTTTACTCCAAGGGGGTCCCAGAGCTCCTGTCTGTGGCAATCCCGAGCTCAGAGCGCGAATCTAAGTCAGGgaatgaaggtgacgagaatcCCCCACCTGCTGATTCCTTGTTCCCAAAATGCTACTTCGCCGCCACCGATCCGAGCTCTATGGTGTCCGTCAGGGTTATGGAGAACCTGAAGGCTCAGGGATTCTCCATAAAACCCAATCACCAACCTCTGAGCCGCGAGGAGATGATGCTTGCTGCAGGGGCCTTGGCGCAGGTGCACGGTCTGTCCCATCGTCTGGAGCTCCGTTCGGGCGTCCCTCTTCCCGAGAAGTACGACTGGACAGACAACGCAGCTCAGAAGATTATAGGAACCCACGCATATCGATCTACTGTGAAGGCATTCGCCGCAGCTTGTCCTGACCAGGTAGATCTTATGGCTCGTCTGGAAAAGTTAGACTTTCTCGAGCTCGTCAAGAATCTGGAGAAGAATCCGAGGCTTCACGTGCTTTGCCATGCAGACTGTTGGGTCAATAACATCATGATTAAG TACACTGGAGACGTGCCCACCGAAGCAACGCTGGTGGACTGGCAGGCTCCCATGTACTTGCCGCCAACCTATGACCTGACTCTCCTGTTCCTTTGCAACACGAGCTGGGACGTCTTCCACAACCACAGGGATGACATCCTGGCTTACTATCACCACAAACTGCTGGACACAGTGGGGCCCAACG AACCGTCGGGTCTACAGAGCTACACGCTGGAACAGTTGAAGGCAGACTTCAAAGCCGACTGTGTGTACGGGGTGATCAACCGTTTCATACGTCTGCAGGTCCTGCCTGCAGATCCAGATCTGCTGCGTATGATCCAGCAGATCCAGGAATGGGGTGTTATCTAA